In Felis catus isolate Fca126 chromosome C2, F.catus_Fca126_mat1.0, whole genome shotgun sequence, a single window of DNA contains:
- the ACAA1 gene encoding 3-ketoacyl-CoA thiolase, peroxisomal — protein MRRLQVVLGHLTGRPGSGWEPAPQAAPCWSGAQPVSADDVVVVHGRRTAIGRGGRGGFKDTTPDELLSAVMTAVLRDVKLSPAQLGDICVGNVLQPGAGAIMARIAQFLSDIPETVPLSTVNRQCSSGLQAVANIAGGIRNGSYDIGMACGVESMSLADRGNPGNITSRLVEKEKARDCLIPMGITSENVAERFGISREKQDTFALASQQKAARAQSKGCFQAEIVPVTTTVHDDKGTERSITVAQDEGIRPNTTMEGLAKLKPAFKKGGSTTAGNSSQVSDGAAALLLARRSKAEELGLPILGVLRSYAVVGVPPDIMGIGPAYAIPVALQKAGLTVNDVDIFEINEAFASQAVYCVEKLGLPPEKVNPLGGAVALGHPLGCTGARQVITLLNELKRRGKRAYGVVSMCIGTGMGAAAVFEYPGN, from the exons ATGCGTAGGTTGCAGGTAGTGCTCGGGCACCTGACGGGCAGGCCCGGTTCGGGTTGGGAGCCGGCGCCGCAGGCCGCGCCGTGCTGGAGCGGCGCTCAGCCGGTGTCGGCCGACGACGTGGTGGTAGTGCACGGGCGGCGCACCGCCATTGGCCGAGGGGGCCGCGGCGGCTTCAAG GACACCACCCCCGACGAGCTTCTCTCTGCCGTCATGACCGCGGTTCTGCGAGACGTCAAGCTGAGCCCTGCCCAGCTGGGGGACATCTGCGTGG GAAATGTGCTTCAGCCGGGGGCCGGAGCAATCATGGCCCGAATTGCCCAGTTTCTGAG TGACATCCCAGAGACTGTGCCTTTGTCCACTGTCAATAGACAGTGTTCGTCTGGGCTCCAGGCAGTGGCCAACATAGCTG GTGGCATCAGAAATGGGTCTTATGACATTGGCATGGCTTGTGG GGTAGAGTCCATGTCCCTGGCTGACAGAGGGAACCCCGGAAATATCACTTCACGCTtggtggagaaggagaaggccAGAGATTGCCTGATTCCTATGGG GATAACTTCAGAGAATGTAGCCGAGCGGTTTGGCATTTCACGGGAGAAGCAGGATACCTTTGCCCTGGCTTCCCAGCAAAA GGCCGCCAGAGCCCAGAGCAAGGGCTGTTTCCAAGCTGAGATCGTGCCTGTGACCACCACGGTCCATGATGACAAGGGGACCGAGAGGAGCATCACCGTGGCCCAGGATGAGGGTATCCGCCCCAACACCACCATGGAGGGCCTGGCCAAACTGAAGCCTGCCTTCAAGAAGGGCGGCTCTACCACGGCTG GAAACTCTAGTCAGGTGAGTGATGGGGCAGCTGCCCTCCTGCTGGCCCGGAGATCCAAGGCAGAAGAGTTGGGCCTTCCCATCCTTGGGGTCCTGAGGTCCTATGCAGTGGTTGGGGTCCCACCTGACATCATGGGCATCGGACCTGCCTATGCCATTCCTGTAGCTTTGCAAAAAGCAG GGCTGACGGTGAATGACGTGGACATCTTTGAGATCAATGAGGCCTTTGCAAGCCAG gCTGTCTACTGTGTGGAGAAGCTAGGACTCCCCCCCGAGAAGGTGAACCCTCTGGGGGGTGCGGTGGCCTTGGGTCACCCACTGGGCTGCACTGGAGCTCGACAGGTCATCACGCTCCTCAACGAACTAAAGCGTCGCGGGAAGAG GGCATACGGGGTGGTGTCCATGTGCATCGGGACCGGGATGGGAGCCGCTGCTGTCTTTGAATACCCTGGAAACTGA
- the MYD88 gene encoding myeloid differentiation primary response protein MyD88 has product MAAGGSRAGSASPIPSASSLPLAALNVRVRRRLSLFLNVRTQVAADWTALAEEMGFEYLEIRQLEAHADPMGKLLDDWQGRPGASVGRLLELLTKLGRDDVLVELGPSIEEDCQKYILKQQQEESEKPLQVAAVDSSDPRTSELAGITTLDDPLGQMPERFDAFICYCPSDIQFVQEMIRQLEQTDYRLKLCVSDRDVLPGTCVWSIASELIEKRCRRMVVVVSDDYLQSKECDFQTKFALSLSPGAHQKRLIPIKYKAMKKEFPSILRFITVCDYTNPCTKSWFWTRLAKALSLP; this is encoded by the exons ATGGCCGCCGGAGGCTCCCGCGCGGGGTCCGCGTCCCCCATCCCCTCGGCGTCCTCCCTGCCTCTAGCTGCCCTCAACGTGCGAGTGCGGCGCCGCCTGTCGCTGTTCCTGAACGTGCGGACGCAGGTGGCGGCCGACTGGACGGCGCTGGCTGAGGAGATGGGCTTCGAGTACTTGGAGATCCGGCAGCTGGAGGCGCATGCCGACCCCATGGGCAAGCTCCTGGACGACTGGCAGGGACGCCCGGGAGCCTCGGTGGGCCGTCTGCTGGAGCTGCTCACCAAGCTGGGCCGCGATGACGTGCTGGTGGAACTGGGGCCCAGCATCG AGGAGGATTGCCAGAAGTATATTCTGAAACAGCAGCAGGAGGAGTCTGAGAAGCCCTTACAGGTGGCTGCTGTAGATAGCAGTGACCCACGGACATCAGAGCTGGCGGGCATCACCACGCTTGATGACCCCTTGG GGCAAATGCCGGAGCGTTTTGATGCCTTCATCTGCTACTGCCCCAGCGATATCCAGTTTGTTCAGGAGATGATCCGGCAGCTGGAACAGACAGACTATCGGCTGAAGTTGTGTGTGTCTGATCGCGATGTCCTCCCTGGCACCTGTGTCTGGTCCATCGCCAGTGAGCTCATTGAGAAGAG GTGCCGCcggatggtggtggtggtctcTGATGATTACCTGCAAAGCAAGGAATGTGACTTCCAGACCAAGTTTGCGCTCAGCCTCTCTCCCG GTGCCCATCAGAAGCGACTGATCCCCATCAAGTACAAGGCAATGAAGAAAGAGTTCCCCAGCATCCTGCGGTTCATCACTGTCTGCGACTACACCAACCCTTGCACCAAGTCCTGGTTCTGGACCCGCCTTGCCAaggccctgtccctgccctga